A section of the Chloroflexota bacterium genome encodes:
- a CDS encoding SpoIID/LytB domain-containing protein: MSQWGAYGRALDGQTAEEIVHAYYSDVAIEQRDLSQQQLRVLISDDYRAPAVDGSYAGSNGLRGQIWAWGGPWEIAGLSDPVEAGGRVEFSSYPGEAKYLVQIFNSQSVRVGQFDMYRWIRLRPLSASTTFQVWYKETTPVPGGNRAIYYDVFRGGMRVIVRPGGTLRTINEVDVEQYLRGVVPVEVVHDWPLEALRAQAMAARTFAVSRIARGGVDWDVDDTPFSQVYMGVNAEEPETDLAVFTTAGQVITHNGAPINALYFSSFGSRTENSEDVFSAAQPWLRSRPDVDAAGLPYDALGPWTGWSTSEFAMSHLATALAARANTDVGQLRSIDFSDRSESGAVRRVTIAGSSRQITVAGEFFVQVFNVRTPTELGLLYSHNFEVVTPGRTTPVALIPGPDPGIEEGSFYYPQTGRTVSPQFLDFFRDGGGIATYGVPLTTPRNEGGKLVQYFEKARLELNPELAGTPYLITLGLLGSELTAGVSFSPDPANTAQGDAFFPETGHSVRGAMLDYFRSNGGIDRFGFPISGQIAQGGLVVQHFQRARLEHPAGFPDQVVAANVGSELLQGLGRL; encoded by the coding sequence ATGTCGCAGTGGGGAGCCTACGGACGCGCCCTGGACGGGCAGACCGCCGAGGAGATCGTGCACGCCTATTACAGCGACGTTGCGATCGAACAGCGCGACCTGTCCCAGCAGCAGCTGCGGGTCCTGATATCGGACGACTACCGCGCGCCCGCGGTCGATGGCTCATACGCCGGCAGCAACGGACTGCGGGGCCAGATCTGGGCCTGGGGCGGACCCTGGGAGATTGCCGGCCTGAGCGATCCGGTCGAAGCGGGCGGCCGGGTCGAGTTTTCCTCGTATCCGGGTGAGGCGAAGTACCTGGTCCAGATCTTCAATTCGCAAAGCGTGCGAGTCGGCCAGTTCGACATGTACCGCTGGATTCGACTGCGACCGCTGTCGGCCTCGACCACGTTTCAGGTCTGGTACAAGGAAACGACGCCGGTGCCCGGCGGAAATAGGGCGATCTACTACGACGTCTTCCGCGGCGGAATGCGGGTCATCGTCCGTCCCGGGGGCACTTTGCGGACGATCAACGAAGTCGATGTCGAACAATACCTGCGCGGAGTGGTCCCGGTCGAAGTGGTCCATGACTGGCCGCTGGAGGCGTTGCGCGCCCAGGCTATGGCGGCGCGAACGTTCGCGGTGAGCCGGATAGCTCGCGGGGGAGTCGACTGGGACGTCGACGACACCCCGTTCTCGCAGGTCTACATGGGCGTGAATGCCGAGGAGCCGGAGACCGACCTGGCCGTCTTTACCACCGCCGGGCAGGTGATCACCCACAACGGAGCACCGATCAACGCGCTTTACTTCTCCAGCTTTGGCTCCCGCACCGAAAACTCCGAGGACGTATTCAGCGCCGCCCAGCCGTGGTTGCGGTCGCGCCCGGATGTCGACGCCGCCGGCCTTCCGTACGACGCGCTGGGCCCCTGGACCGGCTGGTCTACGTCCGAATTCGCAATGTCGCACCTGGCCACGGCCCTGGCGGCGCGCGCCAATACCGATGTCGGGCAGCTGCGGTCGATCGACTTTTCGGACCGCTCCGAGTCCGGCGCGGTGCGGCGCGTGACGATCGCCGGCTCATCGCGCCAGATCACGGTCGCCGGAGAGTTCTTCGTCCAGGTATTCAATGTTCGAACCCCAACCGAACTGGGCCTGCTCTACAGTCACAATTTCGAGGTGGTAACGCCCGGCCGGACGACGCCGGTGGCCCTGATTCCGGGCCCGGATCCCGGCATCGAGGAAGGTTCCTTCTACTACCCGCAGACCGGCCGGACGGTATCGCCCCAGTTCCTCGATTTCTTCCGCGACGGCGGAGGCATAGCGACCTACGGAGTCCCTTTGACGACACCGCGCAACGAGGGCGGCAAGCTGGTGCAGTATTTCGAAAAAGCTCGTCTCGAATTGAATCCGGAGCTGGCCGGCACGCCCTACCTGATCACGCTGGGGCTTCTGGGCAGCGAGCTTACCGCGGGAGTTTCATTCAGCCCCGATCCGGCCAATACCGCCCAAGGCGACGCGTTCTTCCCTGAAACCGGCCACAGCGTGCGTGGCGCCATGCTCGACTACTTCCGGTCCAACGGTGGAATCGACCGGTTCGGATTTCCAATTTCGGGCCAGATCGCCCAGGGTGGACTGGTCGTGCAGCACTTCCAGCGGGCGCGCTTGGAGCACCCGGCCGGATTTCCGGATCAGGTGGTGGCGGCTAACGTCGGGTCGGAGTTGCTGCAAGGACTCGGCCGACTATAG
- a CDS encoding ribosome biogenesis GTPase Der yields the protein MVAVAALIGPPNVGKSSLFNRLTRSRHAVVEGQPGTTRDRSYRRVQHRGRSFLLVDTAGLFANQRDELALAADQLARGAVEDADLLVVVADSTLGVTTEDLAVAAVVRRSGLPRLLLVNKCDSPERDQLAPEFHRLGLGTPLAVSARRGRGTAAALGQIGRLIPAQVPAPETADLPQVAIAGRPNTGKSTLLNSLLGQERSLTSPVPGTTRDVVDAEYQWSGRRLTLLDTAGLRRRGRVQMGVERFSVIRSLRAIDRADVCVLVIDASEGVTAQDAHIAGYAAECGCGLVLAANKWDLLEEDASALHRFQDSLRVRMRFIAHAPLAQVSALTGRSIKNVPRLALEVYDNRALAIPTPQLNRCLLTLGQRRTARGPRGQVARLRYATQTGQKPPRFDLFFSDPKFVHGSYMRYLENGLRRQFKLEGTVIRMRARSARGKQSGGRGGRA from the coding sequence TTGGTCGCAGTCGCCGCCTTGATCGGGCCGCCCAACGTCGGCAAATCGTCGTTGTTCAACCGCCTCACCAGGTCGCGTCACGCGGTAGTCGAGGGCCAGCCCGGCACGACCCGCGATCGCTCCTACCGGCGCGTGCAGCACCGTGGGCGGTCATTCCTCCTGGTGGATACGGCCGGACTCTTTGCCAATCAGCGCGATGAACTGGCGCTCGCCGCCGACCAGCTGGCCCGCGGCGCCGTCGAGGACGCCGACCTGCTTGTGGTCGTAGCCGACTCAACCCTGGGCGTGACGACCGAGGACTTGGCGGTCGCCGCGGTAGTACGGCGGTCGGGCCTGCCGCGCCTGTTGTTGGTGAACAAATGCGACTCTCCGGAACGCGATCAACTGGCGCCCGAATTCCACCGCCTCGGTCTAGGCACGCCGCTGGCGGTTTCCGCCCGTCGCGGCCGCGGGACGGCCGCGGCCTTGGGTCAGATAGGCCGCCTGATTCCGGCGCAAGTCCCTGCGCCGGAAACCGCTGACCTACCGCAGGTCGCGATCGCGGGTCGTCCGAATACCGGCAAATCGACCCTGCTCAACTCATTGCTCGGACAGGAGCGCTCGCTGACCAGCCCGGTGCCGGGGACCACCCGCGACGTGGTCGATGCCGAATACCAGTGGTCCGGTCGGCGCCTTACGCTTCTGGACACGGCCGGGTTGCGCAGGCGCGGCAGGGTCCAGATGGGGGTGGAGCGTTTTTCGGTGATCCGATCGCTGCGCGCGATCGACCGCGCCGACGTGTGCGTACTGGTGATTGACGCCAGCGAGGGCGTGACCGCACAAGATGCCCACATTGCCGGGTACGCGGCCGAATGCGGTTGCGGCCTCGTCCTCGCTGCCAACAAGTGGGACCTGCTGGAAGAGGACGCGAGCGCCCTGCACCGTTTCCAGGATTCGCTGCGGGTCCGGATGCGGTTCATTGCCCATGCGCCGCTGGCGCAGGTCTCGGCGCTGACCGGGCGCAGCATCAAAAATGTGCCGCGGCTGGCGCTGGAGGTTTACGACAACCGGGCCCTGGCGATTCCCACGCCCCAGCTGAACCGATGCCTGCTAACACTGGGCCAGCGCCGCACCGCGCGCGGACCGCGCGGGCAAGTGGCCCGTCTGCGCTACGCGACTCAGACCGGTCAAAAGCCGCCGCGCTTCGACCTTTTTTTCTCCGACCCGAAGTTCGTTCACGGGTCCTATATGCGCTATCTCGAGAACGGTTTGCGACGGCAATTTAAGCTTGAGGGCACGGTGATTCGCATGCGCGCGCGATCGGCGCGAGGCAAGCAATCGGGCGGGCGTGGCGGAAGAGCATGA
- a CDS encoding (d)CMP kinase, translating into MASPIITIDGPSGSGKTTVGLAVAERLGLCLIDTGLVYRAVAYECLRWGKDPRDGSAARDAARELEADLSPGSRPKLRINGRLLDPRLRSSTAHLYLAQVERAVPLVARQDAVRTALLPKQRALLHDGAVLLGRDVGTTVCPEADLKVYLRASAAVRARRLHSDHRGGAGLAGGVDQVRSEIERRDDFDTNRASSPLRVPPGALILDTESLSARAVTRAILAAFNGAQARPEWPLANSLLMTAVTSFFDVYLRLYCEPIRLEGLENVPSHGPVIVAARHVHNADVNFLAHYSPRQLQFLAKSSLFEWPLIGYAIHALRAIPVQRNVAETTGLRRGLKALADGGAVCIFPEGTRHRDGILGRPYPGAGLLALRSGAPVVPAVVDGLERLDLSQLACPEPESVAMRFGPPFRLRPPAALRGGRAARWASWAIMHEIARLLPESASAAIAPELEQFTGDRS; encoded by the coding sequence ATGGCCAGCCCGATCATCACAATCGACGGCCCGTCCGGTTCGGGCAAGACGACGGTAGGACTGGCGGTCGCCGAACGGCTGGGTCTCTGCCTGATTGATACCGGCCTGGTATACCGCGCGGTCGCCTACGAATGCCTGCGCTGGGGCAAGGATCCGCGCGACGGATCGGCCGCGCGTGACGCAGCCCGCGAACTCGAAGCCGACCTGAGTCCGGGCAGCCGGCCAAAGCTCCGGATCAACGGCCGCCTGCTGGACCCCCGGCTGCGCTCCTCGACGGCACATCTTTATCTGGCCCAGGTCGAACGCGCGGTCCCATTGGTGGCCCGCCAGGACGCAGTCCGGACCGCGCTTTTGCCCAAGCAGCGTGCGCTCTTGCACGATGGGGCGGTGCTGCTTGGCCGCGACGTCGGGACAACCGTTTGTCCCGAAGCCGATCTGAAGGTTTATCTGCGGGCCAGCGCCGCGGTCCGGGCGCGCCGCCTGCATTCGGACCACCGCGGCGGGGCCGGGCTTGCCGGCGGCGTTGACCAAGTCCGCAGCGAAATCGAGCGGCGCGACGATTTCGACACCAATCGCGCCAGTTCGCCCCTGCGGGTCCCGCCCGGAGCATTGATCCTTGATACTGAGTCCCTGTCGGCGCGGGCGGTGACCAGGGCGATCCTGGCCGCCTTCAACGGCGCCCAGGCCCGTCCGGAGTGGCCGTTGGCGAATTCGCTGCTCATGACCGCCGTTACTTCCTTTTTCGATGTCTACCTGCGCCTCTATTGCGAACCCATCCGCCTCGAGGGGCTAGAGAACGTTCCATCACACGGCCCGGTAATCGTGGCCGCCCGCCACGTCCACAACGCCGACGTGAACTTCCTGGCCCACTACTCGCCGCGCCAGTTGCAGTTTCTGGCCAAGTCGTCCCTTTTCGAATGGCCCCTCATCGGATACGCAATTCACGCCCTGCGCGCCATCCCGGTTCAGCGCAACGTAGCTGAAACTACCGGCTTGCGGCGCGGCTTGAAGGCCCTGGCCGATGGCGGAGCGGTCTGCATTTTTCCCGAAGGGACGCGCCACCGCGACGGAATCCTGGGGCGTCCCTATCCGGGCGCCGGCTTGCTGGCGCTGCGGTCCGGAGCGCCGGTTGTCCCGGCGGTCGTTGACGGGTTGGAACGGCTGGATCTTTCGCAACTGGCCTGCCCCGAACCGGAATCGGTGGCGATGCGCTTCGGGCCCCCTTTCCGGTTGCGTCCGCCGGCTGCCCTGCGCGGCGGTCGCGCGGCCCGCTGGGCCAGCTGGGCGATCATGCACGAGATCGCCCGACTGCTGCCTGAATCGGCCAGTGCGGCGATCGCCCCCGAACTTGAGCAATTCACCGGCGACCGGTCCTGA
- a CDS encoding KamA family radical SAM protein has product MRNSLRHGEDAPAVDALEAEEIDSVRKLYPFFSNAYYTSLIEERDDPIWKQVIPSSEELSDPTYYMEDALGEDGEDSPVPHLTHRYPDRVLFTVTYTCAIYCRFCTRKRKVGKYPVPRWSEMEAVFDYLRAHPEVRDVLLSGGDPLLLSDQHLDRILTELRAIPSIEVVRIGSKLPCVLPSRITPELCEMLKKHHPLYINTHFNHPRELTEEAATACNRLADAGIPLGCQTVLLKGVNDDREVMKELMLGLLKIRVKPYYLYQADLVKGTHHFRTNIQAGLDIINYLQGNITGFGVPKYVIDAPGGGGKMTVAPNRLLSLDDEYATLANYEGNVYKYPAQGSHASEIPDHALTATPLADYL; this is encoded by the coding sequence ATGCGCAACAGCCTGCGGCACGGGGAGGATGCGCCCGCCGTGGACGCCCTGGAAGCCGAGGAAATCGATTCGGTCCGCAAGCTCTACCCTTTCTTCTCGAATGCCTACTACACCAGCCTGATCGAGGAAAGGGACGATCCGATCTGGAAGCAGGTCATTCCATCGTCCGAAGAACTGAGCGACCCTACCTATTACATGGAGGATGCGCTGGGCGAGGACGGGGAGGACTCGCCGGTTCCGCACCTGACGCACCGCTACCCCGACCGCGTTTTGTTCACCGTCACCTACACCTGCGCCATCTACTGCCGCTTCTGCACCCGCAAACGCAAGGTCGGCAAGTACCCGGTCCCGCGCTGGTCGGAAATGGAGGCGGTCTTCGACTACCTGCGCGCGCATCCCGAAGTCCGCGATGTCCTGCTTTCCGGCGGCGATCCGCTGCTGCTCTCGGATCAGCACCTGGACCGGATCCTGACCGAGCTGCGCGCAATTCCGAGCATCGAGGTCGTGCGGATCGGATCCAAGCTGCCGTGCGTGCTGCCTTCGCGCATCACGCCCGAACTCTGCGAGATGCTCAAAAAACACCATCCGCTCTACATCAACACGCACTTCAACCATCCGCGCGAGTTGACCGAGGAAGCCGCTACTGCCTGCAACAGACTGGCCGACGCCGGCATACCGCTGGGCTGCCAGACGGTCCTGCTGAAGGGTGTCAACGACGATCGCGAGGTCATGAAGGAACTGATGTTGGGTCTGCTCAAGATCCGGGTCAAGCCCTATTACCTCTACCAGGCCGACCTGGTGAAGGGGACCCATCATTTCCGCACCAACATCCAAGCCGGTCTCGACATCATCAATTACCTGCAAGGCAACATCACCGGTTTCGGCGTGCCCAAGTACGTAATTGACGCCCCGGGCGGCGGCGGCAAGATGACCGTCGCTCCGAACCGCTTGCTGAGCCTCGATGACGAGTACGCAACCCTGGCCAATTACGAGGGGAACGTCTACAAGTACCCGGCTCAGGGCAGCCACGCGAGCGAGATTCCCGACCACGCCCTGACCGCGACCCCGCTGGCCGACTACCTCTGA
- a CDS encoding 2-oxo-hepta-3-ene-1,7-dioate hydratase: MLSEADRQAAAEAIYRAERTRIPCPPPSHEWPGMQIEDGYDVQRRWARIRIENGARIVGRKIGLTSRAMQAASNMSEPDYGVILDDSLYRDGARIPARTFIKPRLETELAFVMGEDLGGAGCQVHDVLRATEYVTPALEVIDRRTTVPRDIADAIADNAGYGAIILGGRVIRPFDVDLRWIGATLARNGVIEESGVSAAIMGHPAAGVAWLVEKLAPLGDELKKGDIVLGGSFTRPVDVAPGDVVFADYGPIGAIGVSFD, translated from the coding sequence TTGCTCTCGGAGGCCGACCGCCAAGCTGCGGCCGAAGCGATATACCGCGCCGAGCGGACCCGGATTCCCTGCCCTCCGCCGTCACACGAATGGCCGGGCATGCAAATCGAAGACGGGTATGACGTGCAGCGCCGCTGGGCCCGAATCCGCATCGAAAACGGCGCCCGGATAGTCGGACGCAAGATCGGGCTCACCAGCCGCGCCATGCAGGCGGCGTCGAATATGAGCGAGCCCGACTACGGGGTGATCCTGGACGACTCGTTGTACCGGGACGGAGCCCGGATCCCGGCCCGGACCTTCATCAAACCGCGTCTGGAGACGGAACTGGCGTTCGTGATGGGAGAAGACTTGGGCGGGGCCGGGTGCCAGGTCCACGACGTCCTGCGGGCCACCGAGTACGTGACCCCGGCGCTGGAAGTAATCGACCGCCGCACTACGGTGCCGCGGGACATCGCCGACGCGATCGCGGACAACGCCGGCTATGGCGCGATCATCCTGGGCGGTCGGGTCATCCGACCGTTCGACGTCGATTTGCGCTGGATCGGGGCGACCTTGGCCAGGAACGGGGTCATCGAAGAAAGCGGCGTCTCGGCGGCGATCATGGGTCACCCTGCGGCCGGGGTCGCCTGGCTGGTGGAAAAGCTGGCGCCGCTGGGGGACGAACTCAAAAAGGGTGACATTGTGCTGGGTGGATCGTTCACGCGGCCGGTCGATGTAGCTCCCGGCGATGTGGTGTTTGCCGACTACGGCCCGATCGGCGCGATCGGCGTCAGCTTTGATTGA
- a CDS encoding HlyD family efflux transporter periplasmic adaptor subunit has product MRAKNLGHMANGPLIRLLLIVPAAVLLAGCEFFVAAVAPTPTLVGSASSSNRPLVTVDRGTIEQAIRATGRVVAREREDLYFVSGGRIKSVSVRQGEIVEAGTLLAELETGNLESQVESALESFETASLRVKAAEQALANDQANSLQQLLTARNDVIRRQEQINLSLNGGDPDLVTSARAQLAAAQMAYSNAQTKLQVLQASPANIRSAVDLELNARLERLSSLQLALQDLAAAGPPSGGEARAEAARRLADLRSAVTVAQANVLLAQEDLDRIRNGATGEDLEQARLVFRRAEINYENSLERNFSGDQREQAEITYNLALLAYERAVNPGDEADVAKARVALDQARTRLERARESLADVLVDGDEPGALERLIAQVQSEYGVRVANAQLAVVQAQRSVDESRVELSNIDAGLGSNEQRAAQASFSQASNNLARAQSRLAELLDPPPADLDVAQNALDAAISRRDNLEERYAQFERKESQKDIDLTIATNNFDQARIQLERLQAQTFENQIVAPFGGEITFTRGRAGDQVQAYQEIIGISNPENLVIESLIPETDFENLSIGQIVDVQLDAFPGRNFVGTVSSLPRNIVSNTGQTIKIPETEIEVDWAGAAVELGMLARLKVTVQVKDDVLKVPAAAVRRVNAREFVETIVDGQRRSLQVTTGIASDTEIEIESGLEEGMEIYASP; this is encoded by the coding sequence GTGCGGGCGAAGAACCTGGGGCATATGGCCAACGGGCCGCTGATCCGGTTGCTGCTCATCGTGCCGGCCGCGGTCCTGCTGGCGGGCTGCGAGTTCTTCGTTGCCGCGGTCGCCCCGACCCCCACCCTGGTGGGCTCGGCGTCGTCCTCCAACCGTCCGCTGGTCACCGTGGACCGAGGGACGATCGAGCAGGCCATCCGGGCCACCGGAAGGGTGGTGGCGCGCGAGCGGGAAGACCTCTATTTCGTCTCTGGAGGTCGGATCAAGTCGGTTTCGGTGCGCCAGGGCGAGATCGTCGAAGCCGGCACCCTGCTGGCCGAACTGGAGACCGGAAATCTTGAGTCCCAGGTCGAAAGTGCCCTGGAATCGTTCGAGACCGCCTCGCTGCGGGTCAAGGCTGCCGAACAGGCCCTGGCCAACGATCAGGCGAACTCGCTTCAACAGCTTCTGACGGCCCGTAACGACGTGATCCGCCGGCAAGAGCAAATCAATCTCTCGCTCAACGGCGGAGACCCTGACCTGGTCACCTCGGCGCGAGCCCAGCTGGCGGCCGCCCAGATGGCCTACAGCAACGCCCAGACGAAACTCCAGGTGTTGCAGGCATCGCCCGCCAACATACGGTCTGCAGTCGACTTGGAGCTAAACGCCAGGCTTGAACGCCTGTCTTCGCTCCAGCTTGCGCTGCAGGACCTGGCCGCCGCCGGCCCGCCGTCCGGCGGCGAGGCGCGCGCCGAGGCGGCGCGCCGCTTGGCCGACCTGCGCAGTGCCGTGACGGTCGCCCAAGCCAACGTCCTGCTGGCACAGGAAGACCTCGATCGAATCCGCAACGGCGCCACCGGCGAGGACCTCGAGCAAGCCCGACTGGTCTTCCGGCGCGCGGAAATCAATTACGAGAACTCGCTCGAGCGCAACTTCAGCGGCGATCAGCGCGAACAAGCCGAAATCACCTACAACCTGGCCCTGCTGGCTTACGAGCGTGCGGTCAATCCGGGCGACGAGGCCGACGTCGCCAAAGCCCGCGTAGCCCTGGACCAGGCCCGCACCCGCCTGGAGCGGGCCCGCGAATCCCTGGCCGATGTGCTGGTCGACGGCGATGAACCCGGCGCGCTTGAGCGCCTCATCGCCCAGGTGCAATCCGAATACGGCGTCAGGGTTGCCAACGCCCAGCTGGCGGTGGTGCAGGCCCAGCGATCGGTCGATGAGTCCCGCGTGGAACTCTCCAACATCGATGCCGGCCTGGGTTCGAACGAGCAGCGCGCCGCCCAGGCGAGCTTCTCCCAGGCCAGCAACAATCTCGCCCGCGCCCAGTCCCGTCTGGCTGAACTCCTTGATCCCCCGCCCGCCGATCTGGACGTTGCCCAGAACGCGTTGGATGCGGCCATTTCCCGCCGCGACAACCTGGAGGAGCGTTACGCGCAGTTCGAACGCAAGGAATCGCAGAAGGACATCGACCTGACGATTGCCACCAACAATTTCGACCAGGCCAGGATCCAGCTTGAACGCCTGCAGGCGCAGACCTTCGAAAACCAGATCGTGGCTCCCTTCGGCGGGGAAATAACCTTCACCCGCGGTCGGGCCGGCGACCAGGTTCAGGCATACCAGGAAATCATCGGGATTTCCAACCCCGAAAACCTGGTGATCGAATCGCTGATACCGGAGACCGATTTCGAAAACCTTTCGATCGGTCAAATCGTCGACGTCCAGCTGGACGCATTCCCGGGCCGCAACTTCGTGGGTACGGTTTCCTCGCTGCCGCGCAACATCGTCTCCAACACCGGCCAGACGATCAAGATTCCGGAGACCGAAATTGAAGTGGACTGGGCCGGCGCCGCGGTCGAACTGGGCATGCTGGCGCGCCTCAAGGTCACGGTTCAGGTCAAGGATGACGTCCTGAAGGTGCCGGCCGCGGCGGTGCGCCGCGTGAACGCCCGCGAATTCGTCGAGACGATCGTCGACGGGCAGCGCCGCAGCCTGCAGGTGACCACCGGAATCGCGTCAGACACCGAAATCGAGATTGAATCGGGCCTTGAAGAGGGCATGGAGATCTACGCGTCGCCGTAG